AGTTCTACGACGTAGAACGAGCGGTAACCCATGCACTGGAGCTGTATGAGCAGGGAGCAGACATGATAGACATCGGCGGTGAATCTACACGTCCGGGTCATACGGTGATCAGCGATGAGGAGGAAATTACGCGGGTTGTGCCTGTAATTAAGGCGATCTCAGAGCGTGCACCTCACATTCCCATTTCCATTGATACATACAAGTCAGAGGTGGCACGGGCTGCATTAGAAGCAGGCGCACATATCATTAATGATATTTGGGGCTGCAAGGCGGATCCGCATATGGCGGAGCTGGCTAAGGAAAAGGCATGTCCTATCATTTTAATGCATAACCGGGACAACACGGATTACAGTGATTTTGTAAGTGACGCCCTACGAGATGTGCAGGAGAGCATTGATTTGGCGTTGGCAGCCGGAGTAGATAAGAACCATATCATTTTGGATCCTGGAATTGGTTTTGCCAAATCGTACGAACAAAATCTGCTCATGATGGCGTCCCTTGGCGACCTGGCGAACCTAGGTTATCCGGTATTGCTTGCAACCTCACGCAAAAGATTTATCCGCAATACCTTGAACCTCCCTGTAGACGATCTGGTGGAGGGAACAGCTGCGACAGTTGCCTTCGGTATTGCCCAAGGCTCGCAAATGGTGCGTGTGCATGATGTAGCCAAGATCAAACGGACGGTCGATATGTGTGACGCTATGCTGTATCAAACGTTGAAGGAGATGAAGTAATGGATAAAATGAAGCTGCACCGGATGGAGTATTTCGGATATCATGGAGTTTTTGAAGAAGAGCGTAAGCTGGGTCAGCGCTTCTATATTGATCTTGAGCTGGATCTTGATCTGCAGGAGGCAGGAAGCACGGATGATCTGAACAAAACGATCAACTATGCGGAGATCCATGCACAGGTGAAGGATATTGTTGAGAATCAGTCGTTCCAATTAATTGAAGCTTTAGGCGAAAATATTGCATCTTCGCTCCTTGCGACTTATACTAATGTCAATGCGCTTATTGTCAAAGTAACGAAGCCGCATCCTCCATTTGACATTCATTTTGGAGGAGTCACTATAGAACTTCATCGCACTAGGAAAGTGGGATAACGATTCATGAACGCACACCAGACCTCTGATCCGTCAGAGGCTTATATTGCTTTAGGGGCTAATTTGGGCGATCGGGAAGCTACTCTGCTGTCTGCCATTCAGCTGCTGCATGAGCAGGATCATGTGAAGGTGCTCAGATGCTCCGATCTATACGAGACAGAACCTGTCGGGTACGTGGACCAGCCTTCCTTTATTAATATGGCGATTGCTGTAGAGACCTCACTGTCACCGGACGAGCTGCTTGTCCTCATGCTGGATATTGAGCACCGTCTTGGGAGAGTCCGGGATATCAGATGGGGACCGAGAACTGTGGATCTTGATCTGTTGTGGTATGAAGGCACAGAGATGAATACGGAGCAGCTCGTACTGCCGCATCCAAGGATGGCGGAGCGTGCTTTTGTGCTGGTACCTTTGTCAGATGTAGTGAGCACGAAGTCAGGTCCTATATATACTTTTGTACAAACAGCTCTTGAGAGTCTGGATGAAAGGGATGGAATACAACGGTGGAAAACATGCACCTGGCCAGACGCATCCGCGCTTTCCGAAAGTTAAAAGGCTTTACACAGCAAACTTTAGCAGAACAATCAGGGATTTCTCTCGCGATGCTGGGGATGTTCGAACGGGGCACCCGGAAGCCAACGGATGAACAGCTTGCAGTCATTGCTGAAGCGCTCGAAATTACGATTGCGGAGCTTCAGAGGTAGCCATCCTTTTTTTGAATAAATTAACGTAATGGATGTTTCAAAATCAATAAATATAACCATTCTAGAACAATAGGAAGAAAGGGGGGGTTCGTTTCATGCTGAAAATAGCAGATATTGAAATGAAGAACCAGGTTGTGCTTGCGCCGATGGCTGGAGTAAGTAACCCGGCGTTTCGTTTGATTGCCAAAGAATTTGGCGCAGGGCTCGTATGTGCGGAGATGGTTAGTGACAAAGGAATACTGAACGGAAACAAGCGTACACGGGAAATGCTTTTTGTTGATGAACGGGAAAAGCCGCTTAGCCTGCAGATTTTTGGTGGAGACCGTGATTCGTTAGTCGGTGCAGCGAAGATTGTTGATCAAGAAACAAATGCTGACATTATCGACATCAATATGGGCTGTCCTGCTCCAAAAATCAACAAAAGTGATGCGGGAGCTAAATGGCTGCTCGATCCAAATAAGATCTATGAGATGGTATCTGCCGTTGTAGATGCTGTCGCGAAGCCGGTAACGGTTAAAATGCGGATCGGCTGGGATCATGATCATGTATATGCTGTGGAGAATGCGCGTGCTGTGGAGAGCGCGGGAGGCAAAGCCATTGCGCTGCACGGCAGAACGAGAGAGCAGTTGTATACCGGATATGCAGACTGGGACATTATAAAGGAAGTTAAGGAATCGGTATCCATTCCGATTATTGGCAACGGAGATATCTCCTCACCTGAAGAGGCCAAGCGCAGACTGGAGGAATCTGGCGTTGATGGCGTCATGATCGGCCGTGCTGCACTCGGGAACCCCTGGATGCTGTACCGGACGATTGAATATCTGGAGAAAGGCATTCTTCCTCCCGATCCTGATCCGGAGGAGAAGATCCGTATTGCTATTTTGCATATGGACCGCCTTATAGCGCTCAAAGGAGAACATGTGGCTGTCCGCGAGATGCGCAAGCATCTGTCCTGGTACCTGAAGGGGCTGAAAGGCTCTGCTCGCATTAAAGATGCGATTATGGAAGGGACAAAGCGTGACGAAATGGTATCCGTTTTGACGAATTTCCTCGAGCAGCTGCCTCAAAACGACGAGAATGAGAAGGCCATCGAGGCAGAAGTGGTCAATGCAGACTGTGCTTGTTAAACAATTCTTAATTTTTATGTTTGTTTCCAACAATCTCTAAGGGGCGACATTGACTTTTGAATACCGTTAACCTATAATTTTTTGGTATAAATTCGGCAAGAAGCTTTTTAATGAAACTTTACATCAAGAGAACAAGGTGTTCTGTTTTCTGAAGATTTGCATATTGTTTTTACAGGTAATTGAAATGGTTTTACATTATTCCCATGACAGGAGAATCGGTTGAGATGAGCGATAAAGAAGTCATTCTTACACAGGAAGGGCTCAAGAAGCTGGAAGATGAACTTGAGAACCTCAAATCCGTTAAGCGCCGCGAAGTTGCCGAACGGATCAAAGTAGCAATCGGATACGGCGACATTAGCGAGAACTCCGAGTACGAAGATGCCAAGAATGAACAAGCCTTCATCGAGGGCCGTGTTATTACTTTGGAGAAAATGCTTCGTAATGCACGTATTATCAACAGTGACGAAATCGACACAGATACGGTAGGTATTGGAGCAACCGTTTCGGTTGAAGATCTCGAATTCGGTGATGTTGTTGAATATACGATTGTCGGAACAGCGGAATCCAACCCGCTGCAGAATAAAATCTCGAATGAAAGTCCGGTGGGCAAGGCGATCCTTGGCAAGAAAAAAGGAACCGTTGTTGATGTTAACGTCCCAGCGGGCGTCATCCAGTATAAAATCGTGGATATCAAGAAGTAATACCATGTTTTCGGGATAAGGATTAGAAGCTTCCCTTGGGGAAGCTTTTTTTCAGTATCGGCGTGCGTTTCCTATAAACGCATACATATCATTTAAGGGAGTTGAGCAAGGCAATGACGGATGAAACAATGAACCCGGAAGTAGAATTGAGCGAGCTTCTTCAGATTAGACGTGCCAAATTGGACGAGCTTCGTGGACTGGGTATCGATCCATTTGGCAAGAAATATGTTCGCAACAGCGAAGCAGGAGCCATTCTGGGTCAATATAATGATCTTACAAAAGAAGAGCTGGATGAGAAAAACGTAGAAGTAACGGTGGCAGGCCGGATTATGGCCAAACGGACGATGGGTAAAGCGAGCTTTGCGCATATTCAGGACTTGAGCGGACGTA
This sequence is a window from Paenibacillus urinalis. Protein-coding genes within it:
- the folP gene encoding dihydropteroate synthase; amino-acid sequence: MLQPRIYKRTYQKGEMTLTLGERTLIMGIVNVTPDSFSDGGQFYDVERAVTHALELYEQGADMIDIGGESTRPGHTVISDEEEITRVVPVIKAISERAPHIPISIDTYKSEVARAALEAGAHIINDIWGCKADPHMAELAKEKACPIILMHNRDNTDYSDFVSDALRDVQESIDLALAAGVDKNHIILDPGIGFAKSYEQNLLMMASLGDLANLGYPVLLATSRKRFIRNTLNLPVDDLVEGTAATVAFGIAQGSQMVRVHDVAKIKRTVDMCDAMLYQTLKEMK
- a CDS encoding helix-turn-helix domain-containing protein, giving the protein MHLARRIRAFRKLKGFTQQTLAEQSGISLAMLGMFERGTRKPTDEQLAVIAEALEITIAELQR
- the greA gene encoding transcription elongation factor GreA, which gives rise to MSDKEVILTQEGLKKLEDELENLKSVKRREVAERIKVAIGYGDISENSEYEDAKNEQAFIEGRVITLEKMLRNARIINSDEIDTDTVGIGATVSVEDLEFGDVVEYTIVGTAESNPLQNKISNESPVGKAILGKKKGTVVDVNVPAGVIQYKIVDIKK
- the folB gene encoding dihydroneopterin aldolase — its product is MDKMKLHRMEYFGYHGVFEEERKLGQRFYIDLELDLDLQEAGSTDDLNKTINYAEIHAQVKDIVENQSFQLIEALGENIASSLLATYTNVNALIVKVTKPHPPFDIHFGGVTIELHRTRKVG
- the dusB gene encoding tRNA dihydrouridine synthase DusB; amino-acid sequence: MLKIADIEMKNQVVLAPMAGVSNPAFRLIAKEFGAGLVCAEMVSDKGILNGNKRTREMLFVDEREKPLSLQIFGGDRDSLVGAAKIVDQETNADIIDINMGCPAPKINKSDAGAKWLLDPNKIYEMVSAVVDAVAKPVTVKMRIGWDHDHVYAVENARAVESAGGKAIALHGRTREQLYTGYADWDIIKEVKESVSIPIIGNGDISSPEEAKRRLEESGVDGVMIGRAALGNPWMLYRTIEYLEKGILPPDPDPEEKIRIAILHMDRLIALKGEHVAVREMRKHLSWYLKGLKGSARIKDAIMEGTKRDEMVSVLTNFLEQLPQNDENEKAIEAEVVNADCAC
- the folK gene encoding 2-amino-4-hydroxy-6-hydroxymethyldihydropteridine diphosphokinase, with translation MNAHQTSDPSEAYIALGANLGDREATLLSAIQLLHEQDHVKVLRCSDLYETEPVGYVDQPSFINMAIAVETSLSPDELLVLMLDIEHRLGRVRDIRWGPRTVDLDLLWYEGTEMNTEQLVLPHPRMAERAFVLVPLSDVVSTKSGPIYTFVQTALESLDERDGIQRWKTCTWPDASALSES